A genome region from Segatella copri includes the following:
- a CDS encoding LysE family translocator, protein MNLAFPIEINILDFIFKGIVIGVLASAPMGPVGILCIQRTLNKGRWYGFVTGVGAACSDIVYALFTGLGMSFVMDFVSNSENKFYLQIFGSLMLLVFGIYCFKSDPMKNMHKSSNKQGTLMHNGITAFLVTLSNPLIVFLFMATFAQFAFVVPDMPVEMGVGYLSIVFGALLWWFGLTWLVDKIRNKFDTNGIVIINKVIGSVVIIFSIIALFGTIFNLYHLPEF, encoded by the coding sequence ATGAATTTAGCATTTCCAATTGAGATAAACATCCTTGACTTCATATTCAAAGGAATTGTCATCGGTGTTCTTGCCTCAGCCCCTATGGGTCCGGTAGGCATCCTTTGCATCCAGCGTACACTCAACAAGGGTCGCTGGTATGGGTTTGTAACAGGTGTGGGTGCCGCATGCAGCGACATTGTATATGCTCTGTTTACAGGCTTGGGCATGAGTTTTGTAATGGATTTTGTGAGTAACTCCGAGAACAAGTTCTATCTTCAGATTTTCGGCAGTCTGATGCTCCTCGTATTCGGAATCTACTGCTTCAAGAGCGACCCGATGAAGAACATGCACAAGTCGAGCAACAAGCAGGGCACCCTGATGCACAATGGCATCACGGCGTTCCTCGTAACACTCTCCAATCCGCTCATCGTGTTCCTCTTCATGGCCACCTTCGCGCAGTTTGCTTTCGTCGTACCGGATATGCCGGTAGAAATGGGAGTAGGGTATCTCAGCATCGTCTTCGGAGCCCTGCTGTGGTGGTTCGGACTCACCTGGCTCGTCGACAAGATTAGGAACAAGTTTGATACCAACGGCATCGTCATTATCAATAAGGTAATAGGCAGCGTGGTCATCATCTTCTCCATCATCGCTCTCTTCGGCACGATTTTCAATCTGTATCATCTGCCGGAATTTTAA
- a CDS encoding ROK family protein: MTDNTLKPYVIGLDLGGTNSVFGIVDARGEIKATTAIKTGGYGKVEDYVKAAVEALQPIIDTVGGIDKIKAMGIGAPNANYYNGTIEFAPNLPWAHDGVVPLADLFSKALGGLPVGMTNDANAAALGEMTYGVARGMKNFIDVTLGTGVGSGIVINGQMVYGCDGFAGELGHVTMVRGKEGRICGCGRTGCLEAYCSATGVARTAREFLEKSDEPSLLREMNPEDITSYDVSVAAGKGDKLALRVYEFTGKMLGEACADFAAFSSPEAFVFFGGLTKAGDLIMKPIQKAYDEHVLRTFKGKAKFLVSTLDGSSAAVLGASAVAWDM; this comes from the coding sequence ATGACAGATAATACACTTAAACCGTACGTAATAGGCCTTGACCTCGGCGGTACAAATTCAGTTTTCGGCATCGTAGATGCTCGCGGAGAGATCAAAGCAACAACTGCCATCAAGACAGGCGGTTACGGAAAAGTTGAAGACTATGTGAAGGCAGCCGTAGAAGCTCTCCAGCCTATCATTGATACGGTAGGCGGCATTGACAAGATTAAGGCAATGGGTATCGGTGCGCCAAACGCAAACTATTATAATGGAACCATTGAATTCGCTCCAAATCTTCCTTGGGCACACGACGGAGTGGTACCATTGGCCGACTTGTTCAGCAAAGCCCTCGGCGGCTTGCCTGTAGGTATGACCAATGATGCCAACGCTGCTGCGCTCGGCGAGATGACATACGGTGTAGCAAGAGGCATGAAAAACTTCATCGACGTTACGCTCGGTACAGGCGTTGGCTCTGGTATCGTCATCAACGGACAGATGGTTTACGGCTGCGACGGATTCGCAGGCGAATTGGGTCACGTTACCATGGTACGTGGCAAAGAGGGTCGTATCTGCGGATGCGGCCGTACAGGATGTCTCGAAGCTTACTGCTCTGCCACTGGTGTGGCTCGCACAGCACGCGAGTTCCTCGAGAAGAGCGATGAGCCTTCATTGCTCCGTGAGATGAATCCGGAGGATATTACATCTTATGATGTGAGCGTTGCTGCAGGCAAGGGCGACAAGCTGGCACTGCGTGTATACGAGTTTACCGGCAAGATGCTCGGTGAGGCTTGTGCTGATTTCGCAGCCTTCTCTTCACCAGAGGCTTTCGTCTTCTTCGGTGGTCTGACCAAGGCTGGCGACCTCATCATGAAACCTATCCAGAAGGCTTATGATGAGCACGTGCTCCGCACCTTCAAGGGTAAGGCTAAATTCCTTGTTTCTACCCTTGATGGTAGTTCTGCTGCCGTACTCGGTGCGAGTGCTGTGGCTTGGGATATGTAA
- a CDS encoding aminodeoxychorismate/anthranilate synthase component II, translated as MKVVIIDNYDSFTYNLAHLVKELGADVTVFRNDQFQLPELERFDKIILSPGPGIPSEAGLLMDVIRKYAGRKPMLGVCLGHQAIGEAFGAKLTNLSEVYHGVATPCTHFGNDVIFDGLDKRIEIGRYHSWVVDRSGFPDCLDVTAVSDDGCIMGLKHKNYDIHGIQFHPESVLTPDGKKMVRNWLEKA; from the coding sequence ATGAAAGTAGTAATCATAGATAATTACGATTCCTTTACCTATAATCTTGCCCATCTGGTAAAGGAGTTGGGAGCTGATGTTACGGTGTTCCGCAACGACCAGTTCCAGTTGCCGGAGCTGGAGCGCTTCGACAAGATCATTCTGAGTCCGGGTCCGGGCATTCCGTCGGAGGCGGGACTGCTGATGGATGTTATCCGCAAGTATGCAGGCCGCAAGCCGATGCTGGGCGTATGTCTGGGTCATCAGGCCATAGGCGAGGCGTTTGGAGCCAAGCTTACCAATCTTTCTGAGGTGTATCATGGAGTGGCAACCCCTTGCACCCATTTTGGCAACGATGTTATTTTCGACGGGTTGGACAAGCGCATAGAGATTGGCAGATACCACTCTTGGGTGGTAGACCGCTCGGGATTCCCTGACTGCCTGGACGTTACGGCAGTAAGCGATGATGGTTGCATCATGGGTCTGAAGCATAAGAACTATGATATTCATGGTATCCAGTTTCATCCGGAAAGCGTGCTGACGCCAGACGGCAAGAAGATGGTGAGAAACTGGTTGGAAAAAGCTTAA